The Prinia subflava isolate CZ2003 ecotype Zambia chromosome 5, Cam_Psub_1.2, whole genome shotgun sequence genome window below encodes:
- the OSBP gene encoding oxysterol-binding protein 1 isoform X1, whose translation MAELRAAGAGPGPAAPPGPAALPAAPGAPPALPSPAASVGAAPAPTAAPAAPTTSAGGGSGAGGGGAGPGSAREGWLFKWTNYIKGYQRRWFVLSNGLLSYYRSKAEMGHTCRGTINLATANITVEDSCNFIISNGGAQTYHLKASSEVERQRWVTALELAKAKAVKMLEESDDSGDESVSQTDKTELQNTLRILSSKVEDLSTCNDLIAKHGTALQRSLSELEALRLPPDSTDKIKQVNERATLFRITSNAMINACRDFMLLAQTHGKKWQKSLQQERDQRIRLEETLEQLAKQHNHLERAFRGATVLPASTAGTGGSGKDLCCPAKGDLSDEDDDNNEFFDAPEIFPMPDAMGHKRTGSNISGTSSDISLEEQYKHQVEDTKKEKRTRIPYKPNYSLNLWSIMKNCIGKELSKIPMPVNFNEPLSMLQRLTEDLEYHELLDRAARCESSLEQLCYVAAFTVSSYSTTVFRTSKPFNPLLGETFELDRLEENGYRSLCEQVSHHPPAAAHHADSKNGWTLRQEIKITSKFRGKYLSIMPLGTIHCVFHSSGNHYTWKKVTTTVHNIIVGKLWIDQSGEIEIVNHKTGDKCILKFVPYSYFSRDVARKVTGEVMDPSGKVHFVLLGTWDEKMDCYKVQLGTGDNGAEARPRAHEAEDSRVLLWKRNPLPKYAENMYYFSELALTLNAPEGGTAPTDSRRRPDQRLMENGRWDEANAEKQRLEEKQRLSRKRREAEAARATEDGKAGLSRRDVTPGCPPQALTPLCPPGTPYDPYKPLWFERKKDPVTQELAHVYKGGYWESKEKQDWSLCPDIF comes from the exons aTGGCGGAGCTGCgtgcggcgggcgcggggcccggcccggccgcgccccccggccccgcggcgctgcccgcggcccccggcgcgcccccggccctgccctcaCCGGCGGCGAGCGTCGGGGCCGCCCCGGCACCGACGGCGGCACCGGCGGCGCCGACAACGTCGGCGGGCGGCGGATCtggcgcgggcggcggcggggccggtcCCGGCTCGGCCCGCGAGGGTTGGCTCTTCAAGTGGACCAACTACATCAAGGGATACCAGCGCCGCTGGTTCGTGCTCAGCAATGGGCTGCTGAGCTACTACCG ATCCAAGGCAGAGATGGGCCACACGTGCCGTGGCACCATCAACCTGGCCACGGCCAACATCACTGTGGAGGACTCCTGCAATTTCATCATCTCCAACGGCGGAGCCCAGACCTACCACCTCAAGGCCAGCTCTGAGGTGGAGCGGCAGCGCTGGGTCACTGCCCTCGAGCTCGCCAAGGCCAAGGCGGTCAAAATGCTGGAGGAGTCAG ACGACTCCGGTGACGAGTCGGTGTCGCAAACGGACAAGACGGAGCTGCAGAACACCCTGCGGATTTTATCCAGCAAGGTGGAGGACCTGAGCACCTGCAACGACCTGATCGCCAAGCACGGCACGGCCCTGCAGCGCTCCCTCAGCGAGCTCGAGGCGCTGCGCCTCCCTCCAGACAGCACCGACAAGATCAAGCAGGTCAACGAGCGCGCCACGCTCTTCCGCATCACCTCCAACGCCATGATCAAC GCCTGCCGGGATTTCATGCTCCTGGCGCAAACACACGGGAAGAAGTGGCAGAAGTCGCTGCAGCAGGAGCGGGATCAGCGGATTCGGCTGGAGGAGACGCTGGAGCAGCTGGCCAAGCAGCACAACCACCTGGAAAGGGCTTTCCGGGGGGCCACGGTGCTCCCCGCCAGCACGGCCGGCACTGGAGGCTCTGGCAAAG atctgtgctgccctgccaaAGGTGACCTGAGTGATGAGGATGATGACAACAACGAGTTCTTTGATGCCCCAGAGATCTTCCCCATGCCTGATGCCATGGGCCACAA GAGAACTGGGAGCAACATCAGCGGCACCAGCAGTGACatcagcctggaggagcag TACAAGCACCAGGTTGAGGACACCAAGAAGGAGAAGAGAACACGCATTCCCTACAAACCCAACTACAGCCTCAACCTCTGGAGCATCATGAAGAACTGCATTGGGAAGGAGCTGTCCAAGATTCCCATGCCA GTGAATTTCAACGAGCCGCTGTCCATGCTGCAGCGGCTGACGGAGGACCTGGAGTACCACGAGCTCCTGGATCGGGCGGCGCGCTGCGAGagctccctggagcagctgtgctaCGTGGCCGCCTTCACCGTGTCCTCCTACTCCACCACCGTCTTCCGCACCAGCAAACCCTTCAACCCGCTCCTGGGAGAAACCTTTGAGCTGGATCGGCTGGAGGAGAACGGGTACCGCTCCCTCTGCGAGCAG GTGAGCCACCACCCGCCGGCTGCCGCCCACCACGCCGACTCCAAGAACGGCTGGACGCTGCGCCAGGAAATCAAAATCACCAGCAAATTCCGAGGGAAATACCTCTCCATCATGCCTCTGG GTACCATCCACTGCGTCTTCCACTCCTCGGGCAACCACTACACGTGGAAAAAGGTGACGACCACCGTGCACAACATCATCGTGGGGAAGCTCTGGATAGACCAG TCAGGTGAGATCGAGATTGTCAACCACAAGACAGGGGACAAGTGCATCCTCAAGTTTGTCCCTTACAGCTACTTCTCCCGGGATGTGGCGAGGAAG GTGACCGGGGAGGTGATGGACCCCTCGGGGAAGGTGCACTTTGTCCTGCTGGGCACGTGGGACGAGAAGATGGACTGCTACAAGgtccagctgggcacaggggacaaCGGAGCCGAGGCGCGGCCGCGAGCCCACGAGGCCGAGGACAGCCGGGTGCTGCTGTGGAAGCGGAACCCGCTCCC GAAGTACGCAGAGAACATGTACTACTTCTCGGAGCTGGCGCTGACCCTGAACGCGCCCGAGGGCGGGACGGCCCCCACGGACAGCCGGCGGCGCCCGGACCAGCGCCTCATGGAGAACGGCAGGTGGGACGAGGCCAACGCCGAGAAGCAGCggctggaggagaagcagcGGCTCTCCCGCAAGCGCCGCGAGGCCGAGGCTGCCCGCGCCACCGAGGACGGTAAGGCGGGGCTGTCACGCAGGGATGtcacccctgggtgtcccccCCAGGCCCTCACCCCACTGTGCCCCCCAGGGACACCCTATGACCCCTACAAACCACTGTGGTTCGAGCGGAAGAAGGACCCGGTCACGCAGGAGCTGGCGCACGTCTACAAGGGGGGCTACTGGGAGAGCAAGGAGAAGCAGGACTGGAGCTTGTGCCCGGATATTTTCTGA
- the OSBP gene encoding oxysterol-binding protein 1 isoform X2, giving the protein MAELRAAGAGPGPAAPPGPAALPAAPGAPPALPSPAASVGAAPAPTAAPAAPTTSAGGGSGAGGGGAGPGSAREGWLFKWTNYIKGYQRRWFVLSNGLLSYYRSKAEMGHTCRGTINLATANITVEDSCNFIISNGGAQTYHLKASSEVERQRWVTALELAKAKAVKMLEESDDSGDESVSQTDKTELQNTLRILSSKVEDLSTCNDLIAKHGTALQRSLSELEALRLPPDSTDKIKQVNERATLFRITSNAMINACRDFMLLAQTHGKKWQKSLQQERDQRIRLEETLEQLAKQHNHLERAFRGATVLPASTAGTGGSGKDLCCPAKGDLSDEDDDNNEFFDAPEIFPMPDAMGHKRTGSNISGTSSDISLEEQYKHQVEDTKKEKRTRIPYKPNYSLNLWSIMKNCIGKELSKIPMPVNFNEPLSMLQRLTEDLEYHELLDRAARCESSLEQLCYVAAFTVSSYSTTVFRTSKPFNPLLGETFELDRLEENGYRSLCEQVSHHPPAAAHHADSKNGWTLRQEIKITSKFRGKYLSIMPLGTIHCVFHSSGNHYTWKKVTTTVHNIIVGKLWIDQSGEIEIVNHKTGDKCILKFVPYSYFSRDVARKVTGEVMDPSGKVHFVLLGTWDEKMDCYKVQLGTGDNGAEARPRAHEAEDSRVLLWKRNPLPKYAENMYYFSELALTLNAPEGGTAPTDSRRRPDQRLMENGRWDEANAEKQRLEEKQRLSRKRREAEAARATEDGTPYDPYKPLWFERKKDPVTQELAHVYKGGYWESKEKQDWSLCPDIF; this is encoded by the exons aTGGCGGAGCTGCgtgcggcgggcgcggggcccggcccggccgcgccccccggccccgcggcgctgcccgcggcccccggcgcgcccccggccctgccctcaCCGGCGGCGAGCGTCGGGGCCGCCCCGGCACCGACGGCGGCACCGGCGGCGCCGACAACGTCGGCGGGCGGCGGATCtggcgcgggcggcggcggggccggtcCCGGCTCGGCCCGCGAGGGTTGGCTCTTCAAGTGGACCAACTACATCAAGGGATACCAGCGCCGCTGGTTCGTGCTCAGCAATGGGCTGCTGAGCTACTACCG ATCCAAGGCAGAGATGGGCCACACGTGCCGTGGCACCATCAACCTGGCCACGGCCAACATCACTGTGGAGGACTCCTGCAATTTCATCATCTCCAACGGCGGAGCCCAGACCTACCACCTCAAGGCCAGCTCTGAGGTGGAGCGGCAGCGCTGGGTCACTGCCCTCGAGCTCGCCAAGGCCAAGGCGGTCAAAATGCTGGAGGAGTCAG ACGACTCCGGTGACGAGTCGGTGTCGCAAACGGACAAGACGGAGCTGCAGAACACCCTGCGGATTTTATCCAGCAAGGTGGAGGACCTGAGCACCTGCAACGACCTGATCGCCAAGCACGGCACGGCCCTGCAGCGCTCCCTCAGCGAGCTCGAGGCGCTGCGCCTCCCTCCAGACAGCACCGACAAGATCAAGCAGGTCAACGAGCGCGCCACGCTCTTCCGCATCACCTCCAACGCCATGATCAAC GCCTGCCGGGATTTCATGCTCCTGGCGCAAACACACGGGAAGAAGTGGCAGAAGTCGCTGCAGCAGGAGCGGGATCAGCGGATTCGGCTGGAGGAGACGCTGGAGCAGCTGGCCAAGCAGCACAACCACCTGGAAAGGGCTTTCCGGGGGGCCACGGTGCTCCCCGCCAGCACGGCCGGCACTGGAGGCTCTGGCAAAG atctgtgctgccctgccaaAGGTGACCTGAGTGATGAGGATGATGACAACAACGAGTTCTTTGATGCCCCAGAGATCTTCCCCATGCCTGATGCCATGGGCCACAA GAGAACTGGGAGCAACATCAGCGGCACCAGCAGTGACatcagcctggaggagcag TACAAGCACCAGGTTGAGGACACCAAGAAGGAGAAGAGAACACGCATTCCCTACAAACCCAACTACAGCCTCAACCTCTGGAGCATCATGAAGAACTGCATTGGGAAGGAGCTGTCCAAGATTCCCATGCCA GTGAATTTCAACGAGCCGCTGTCCATGCTGCAGCGGCTGACGGAGGACCTGGAGTACCACGAGCTCCTGGATCGGGCGGCGCGCTGCGAGagctccctggagcagctgtgctaCGTGGCCGCCTTCACCGTGTCCTCCTACTCCACCACCGTCTTCCGCACCAGCAAACCCTTCAACCCGCTCCTGGGAGAAACCTTTGAGCTGGATCGGCTGGAGGAGAACGGGTACCGCTCCCTCTGCGAGCAG GTGAGCCACCACCCGCCGGCTGCCGCCCACCACGCCGACTCCAAGAACGGCTGGACGCTGCGCCAGGAAATCAAAATCACCAGCAAATTCCGAGGGAAATACCTCTCCATCATGCCTCTGG GTACCATCCACTGCGTCTTCCACTCCTCGGGCAACCACTACACGTGGAAAAAGGTGACGACCACCGTGCACAACATCATCGTGGGGAAGCTCTGGATAGACCAG TCAGGTGAGATCGAGATTGTCAACCACAAGACAGGGGACAAGTGCATCCTCAAGTTTGTCCCTTACAGCTACTTCTCCCGGGATGTGGCGAGGAAG GTGACCGGGGAGGTGATGGACCCCTCGGGGAAGGTGCACTTTGTCCTGCTGGGCACGTGGGACGAGAAGATGGACTGCTACAAGgtccagctgggcacaggggacaaCGGAGCCGAGGCGCGGCCGCGAGCCCACGAGGCCGAGGACAGCCGGGTGCTGCTGTGGAAGCGGAACCCGCTCCC GAAGTACGCAGAGAACATGTACTACTTCTCGGAGCTGGCGCTGACCCTGAACGCGCCCGAGGGCGGGACGGCCCCCACGGACAGCCGGCGGCGCCCGGACCAGCGCCTCATGGAGAACGGCAGGTGGGACGAGGCCAACGCCGAGAAGCAGCggctggaggagaagcagcGGCTCTCCCGCAAGCGCCGCGAGGCCGAGGCTGCCCGCGCCACCGAGGACG GGACACCCTATGACCCCTACAAACCACTGTGGTTCGAGCGGAAGAAGGACCCGGTCACGCAGGAGCTGGCGCACGTCTACAAGGGGGGCTACTGGGAGAGCAAGGAGAAGCAGGACTGGAGCTTGTGCCCGGATATTTTCTGA
- the PATL1 gene encoding protein PAT1 homolog 1 isoform X2, protein MFRYPSLEDCPLDEDEDAFQALGEEDEDIDQFNDDTFGAGAVDDDWQEAHERLAELEDKAGSSREPDGPVGNDGDVLGDPEDALAERLTRLVIDSELEDPAIMQAVHTRDPPQPGGLNSSIWDSSAMLRRIRGPLLAQEMPSVSVLDYALPQRPPQARDEERDPSERALPRRSSSPIIGSPPVRAVPIGTPPKQAAIPNFNQQILCPKPVHIRATMQQRYPAHYGERMSPNQLCNVPNSSLLGHPFPHSVSPVLTHLQRAQLLGGAQAGRMSPSQFARVSGLVGSPLPSVNPKLLQGRVGQMMSPAGGFRAFFGAPPAPPPSQLPHPPGPGSHLQNLRPQPQMFRPDTTHLHPQHRRLLHQRQQQNRNQHRSLNGSGGDRGGHRSSHQEQIRKDPYANLMLQREKDWVSKIQMMQLQSTDPYLDDYYYQNYFQKLEKLAAAEEVHGDGPKKERTKLITPQVAKLEHTYKPVQFEGSLGKLTVSSVNNPRKMIDAVVTSRSEDDETKEKQVRDKRRQTLVTIEKTYSLLLDVEDYERRYLLSLEGERPALMGERKQKICDIYDNLRGKAPGQDRLSDDHFMQIMCIRKGKRLVARILPFLAPEQAADVLMATARNLPFLIKKDAQDEVLPCLLRPFSHVLYHLPLGTVTSLVQQLTNLPQSAAAPTNLHLTAVLQNKFGLSLLYLVLSRGEELQSSDTNTELMQDNQWTELMLMATRELLRIPQGALAKPVSIPSNLISLFSRYVDQQKLNLLETKLHLVQGIR, encoded by the exons aTGTTCCGGTACCCG TCCCTGGAGGACTGCCCGCTGGACGAGGATGAGGATGCCTTCCAGGCCCTGGGCGAGGAGGATGAGGACATCGACCAGTTCAACGATGACACCTTTGGTGCCGGCGCCGTCG ATGACGACTGGCAGGAGGCCCACGAGCGGCTGGCGGAGCTGGAGGACAAGGCCGGCTCCAGCCGGGAGCCCGACGGTCCCGTGGGCAATGATGGGGACGTCCTGGGCGACCCCGAGGACGCGCTGGCCGAGCGGCTGACACGCCTCGTCATCGACAGCGAGCTGGAGGACCCGGCCATCATGCAGGCCGTGCACACCAGGGACCCCCCGCAG cctggagggcTGAATTCCAGCATCTGGGACAGTTCGGCCATGCTGCGACGCATCCGGGGGCCGCTCCTCGCCCAG gagatgCCGTCGGTGTCCGTGCTGGATTACGCCCTGCCCCAGCGGCCTCCGCAGGCTCGGGATGAGGAGCGGGACCCGTCGGAGCGGGCGCTGCCCCGGCGCTCCTCGTCGCCCATCATCGGGAGCCCCCCGGTGCGGGCCGTTCCCATCGGCACCCCCCCGAAGCAGGCCGCCATCCCCAACTTCAACCAGCAG ATCCTGTGTCCCAAGCCTGTCCACATCCGAGCTACCATGCAGCAGCGTTATCCTGCTCACTATGGAGAGAGGATGTCCCCCAACCAGCTCTGCAATGTTCCG AATTCCTCCCTCCTGGGCCACCCGTTCCCCCACAGCGTCTCTCCCGTTCTCACTCACCTGCAGAGGGCCCAGCTGCTCGGAGGAGCCCAG GCCGGCCGAATGTCCCCCAGCCAGTTTGCGCGGGTGTCCGGGCTGGTGGGGAGCCCGCTGCCCTCCGTGAATCccaagctgctgcagggcagagttGGGCAGATGATGTCCCCGGCCGGAGGGTTCCGTGCCTTTTTcggggctccccctgccccgccCCCCTCGCAGCTGCCGCACCCTCCGGGCCCCGGATCCCACCTGCAGAACCTGAG gccGCAGCCCCAGATGTTCCGGCCGGACACGACCCacctgcacccccagcaccgCCGGCTCCTGCaccagcggcagcagcagaaccGCAA ccagcaccGGAGCCTCAACGGCTCCGGGGGGGACCGAGGGGGCCACCGGAGCAGCCATCAGGAGCAGATCCGTAAGGATCCCTACGCCAACCTCATGCTGCAGCGGGAAAAGGACTGGGTGTCCAAGATCCAGAtgatgcagctgcagagcactgaTCCCTACCTGGATGATTATTATTATCAG aaTTACTTCCAGAAGCTGGAGAAGTTGGCAGCGGCCGAGGAAGTGCACGGCGACGGTCCCAAGAAGGAGCGCACTAAACTCATCACCCCTCAGGTGGCCAAGCTGGAGCACACCTACAAGCCAG TGCAGTTTGAGGGCTCGCTGGGAAAGCTCACTGTCTCCAGTGTCAACAACCCCCGGAAGATGATCGATGCCGTGGTGACGTCCCGCAGTGAGGATGAC GAGACAAAAGAGAAGCAGGTCCGAGATAAGAGGCGGCAGACCCTTGTCACGATTGAGAAG ACGTACAGCCTCCTCCTGGACGTGGAGGACTACGAGCGCCGCTACCTCCTGAGCCTGGAAGGGGAGCGGCCAGCCCTGATGGGAGAGAGGAAGCAGAAGATCTGTGACATTTACGACAATCTGAGGGGGAAGGCACCTGGGCAGGACAG gCTGAGCGATGACCACTTCATGCAGATCATGTGCATCCGGAAAGGAAAGCGCCTGGTGGCCCGGATCCTTCCCTTCCTGGCTCCAGAGCAAGCGGCTGACGTGCTCATGGCCACGGCCAGGAACCTGCCCTTCCTCATCAAGAAGGATGCTCAGGATGAG GTGCTTCCCTGCCTCCTGAGGCCCTTTTCCCACGTCCTCTACCACCTTCCCTTGGGAACAGTCACCAGCCTTGTGCAGCAGCTCACGAACCTACCTCAGAGCGCCGCCGCTCCCACCAACCTGCACCTCACTGCTGTGCTCCAAAACAAG ttCGGTCTGTCCCTGCTGTACCTGGTCCTGAGCCgaggggaggagctgcagagctcggACACCAACACAGAGCTCATGCAGGACAACCAGTG GACGGAGCTGATGCTGATGGCGACCCGGGAGCTCCTGCGGATCCCTCAGGGAGCCTTGGCCAAGCCCGTCTCCATCCCCTCCAACTTGATCTCCCTCTTCTCTCGCTACGTTGACCAGCAGAAGCTGAACCTGCTGGAGACAAAATTGCA CTTAGTGCAGGGGATCCGGTAG
- the PATL1 gene encoding protein PAT1 homolog 1 isoform X1: MFRYPSLEDCPLDEDEDAFQALGEEDEDIDQFNDDTFGAGAVDDDWQEAHERLAELEDKAGSSREPDGPVGNDGDVLGDPEDALAERLTRLVIDSELEDPAIMQAVHTRDPPQQPGGLNSSIWDSSAMLRRIRGPLLAQEMPSVSVLDYALPQRPPQARDEERDPSERALPRRSSSPIIGSPPVRAVPIGTPPKQAAIPNFNQQILCPKPVHIRATMQQRYPAHYGERMSPNQLCNVPNSSLLGHPFPHSVSPVLTHLQRAQLLGGAQAGRMSPSQFARVSGLVGSPLPSVNPKLLQGRVGQMMSPAGGFRAFFGAPPAPPPSQLPHPPGPGSHLQNLRPQPQMFRPDTTHLHPQHRRLLHQRQQQNRNQHRSLNGSGGDRGGHRSSHQEQIRKDPYANLMLQREKDWVSKIQMMQLQSTDPYLDDYYYQNYFQKLEKLAAAEEVHGDGPKKERTKLITPQVAKLEHTYKPVQFEGSLGKLTVSSVNNPRKMIDAVVTSRSEDDETKEKQVRDKRRQTLVTIEKTYSLLLDVEDYERRYLLSLEGERPALMGERKQKICDIYDNLRGKAPGQDRLSDDHFMQIMCIRKGKRLVARILPFLAPEQAADVLMATARNLPFLIKKDAQDEVLPCLLRPFSHVLYHLPLGTVTSLVQQLTNLPQSAAAPTNLHLTAVLQNKFGLSLLYLVLSRGEELQSSDTNTELMQDNQWTELMLMATRELLRIPQGALAKPVSIPSNLISLFSRYVDQQKLNLLETKLHLVQGIR, translated from the exons aTGTTCCGGTACCCG TCCCTGGAGGACTGCCCGCTGGACGAGGATGAGGATGCCTTCCAGGCCCTGGGCGAGGAGGATGAGGACATCGACCAGTTCAACGATGACACCTTTGGTGCCGGCGCCGTCG ATGACGACTGGCAGGAGGCCCACGAGCGGCTGGCGGAGCTGGAGGACAAGGCCGGCTCCAGCCGGGAGCCCGACGGTCCCGTGGGCAATGATGGGGACGTCCTGGGCGACCCCGAGGACGCGCTGGCCGAGCGGCTGACACGCCTCGTCATCGACAGCGAGCTGGAGGACCCGGCCATCATGCAGGCCGTGCACACCAGGGACCCCCCGCAG cagcctggagggcTGAATTCCAGCATCTGGGACAGTTCGGCCATGCTGCGACGCATCCGGGGGCCGCTCCTCGCCCAG gagatgCCGTCGGTGTCCGTGCTGGATTACGCCCTGCCCCAGCGGCCTCCGCAGGCTCGGGATGAGGAGCGGGACCCGTCGGAGCGGGCGCTGCCCCGGCGCTCCTCGTCGCCCATCATCGGGAGCCCCCCGGTGCGGGCCGTTCCCATCGGCACCCCCCCGAAGCAGGCCGCCATCCCCAACTTCAACCAGCAG ATCCTGTGTCCCAAGCCTGTCCACATCCGAGCTACCATGCAGCAGCGTTATCCTGCTCACTATGGAGAGAGGATGTCCCCCAACCAGCTCTGCAATGTTCCG AATTCCTCCCTCCTGGGCCACCCGTTCCCCCACAGCGTCTCTCCCGTTCTCACTCACCTGCAGAGGGCCCAGCTGCTCGGAGGAGCCCAG GCCGGCCGAATGTCCCCCAGCCAGTTTGCGCGGGTGTCCGGGCTGGTGGGGAGCCCGCTGCCCTCCGTGAATCccaagctgctgcagggcagagttGGGCAGATGATGTCCCCGGCCGGAGGGTTCCGTGCCTTTTTcggggctccccctgccccgccCCCCTCGCAGCTGCCGCACCCTCCGGGCCCCGGATCCCACCTGCAGAACCTGAG gccGCAGCCCCAGATGTTCCGGCCGGACACGACCCacctgcacccccagcaccgCCGGCTCCTGCaccagcggcagcagcagaaccGCAA ccagcaccGGAGCCTCAACGGCTCCGGGGGGGACCGAGGGGGCCACCGGAGCAGCCATCAGGAGCAGATCCGTAAGGATCCCTACGCCAACCTCATGCTGCAGCGGGAAAAGGACTGGGTGTCCAAGATCCAGAtgatgcagctgcagagcactgaTCCCTACCTGGATGATTATTATTATCAG aaTTACTTCCAGAAGCTGGAGAAGTTGGCAGCGGCCGAGGAAGTGCACGGCGACGGTCCCAAGAAGGAGCGCACTAAACTCATCACCCCTCAGGTGGCCAAGCTGGAGCACACCTACAAGCCAG TGCAGTTTGAGGGCTCGCTGGGAAAGCTCACTGTCTCCAGTGTCAACAACCCCCGGAAGATGATCGATGCCGTGGTGACGTCCCGCAGTGAGGATGAC GAGACAAAAGAGAAGCAGGTCCGAGATAAGAGGCGGCAGACCCTTGTCACGATTGAGAAG ACGTACAGCCTCCTCCTGGACGTGGAGGACTACGAGCGCCGCTACCTCCTGAGCCTGGAAGGGGAGCGGCCAGCCCTGATGGGAGAGAGGAAGCAGAAGATCTGTGACATTTACGACAATCTGAGGGGGAAGGCACCTGGGCAGGACAG gCTGAGCGATGACCACTTCATGCAGATCATGTGCATCCGGAAAGGAAAGCGCCTGGTGGCCCGGATCCTTCCCTTCCTGGCTCCAGAGCAAGCGGCTGACGTGCTCATGGCCACGGCCAGGAACCTGCCCTTCCTCATCAAGAAGGATGCTCAGGATGAG GTGCTTCCCTGCCTCCTGAGGCCCTTTTCCCACGTCCTCTACCACCTTCCCTTGGGAACAGTCACCAGCCTTGTGCAGCAGCTCACGAACCTACCTCAGAGCGCCGCCGCTCCCACCAACCTGCACCTCACTGCTGTGCTCCAAAACAAG ttCGGTCTGTCCCTGCTGTACCTGGTCCTGAGCCgaggggaggagctgcagagctcggACACCAACACAGAGCTCATGCAGGACAACCAGTG GACGGAGCTGATGCTGATGGCGACCCGGGAGCTCCTGCGGATCCCTCAGGGAGCCTTGGCCAAGCCCGTCTCCATCCCCTCCAACTTGATCTCCCTCTTCTCTCGCTACGTTGACCAGCAGAAGCTGAACCTGCTGGAGACAAAATTGCA CTTAGTGCAGGGGATCCGGTAG